From Trichoplusia ni isolate ovarian cell line Hi5 chromosome 11, tn1, whole genome shotgun sequence, the proteins below share one genomic window:
- the LOC113498643 gene encoding cyclin-dependent kinase 20-like, protein MIMDNDVANYSVIGRIGEGAHGLVFKARHIPTGREVALKKILIKNLEDGIPVNVMREIKALQLLRCKYIIKLHDMFPRGMSLVLVLEYMCSGLWDMLHHTQQELTLPRVKTYAQMLLKGTRYMHAHYVMHRDLKPANLLINHEGILKIADLGLARLYWPDGGRPYSHQVATRWYRAPELLYGARYYNEKVDLWAVGCILAELITKQALFAGESDIEQLAIVLQHLGTPTEETWPGHSELPDFHKITFPESSPTPWPELLPGVEPHAVHLVKSFIMYDADKRISAKEALRHQWFYNRPAPASLEDMPKPMMNKLK, encoded by the exons ATGATAATGGATAACGACGTGGCTAACTATTCAGTGATTGGTCGCATCGGGGAGGGTGCCCATGGGCTGGTCTTCAAGGCAAGACACATTCCCACGGGACGCGAGGTAGCCCTAAAGAAGATACTTATTAAAAACCTCGAGGATGGCATTCCAGTGAACGTTATGAGGGAGATAAAAGCGTTGCAGCTGCTTCGATGTAAATAT ATAATAAAACTCCACGACATGTTCCCCCGCGGTATGAGCCTGGTGCTAGTTCTGGAGTACATGTGCTCAGGGCTGTGGGATATGCTGCATCACACACAGCAGGAGCTGACCCTTCCGAGGGTCAAGACTTACGCGCAAATGCTGTTGAAAGGCACTCGTTACATGCACGCGCATTATGTAATGCATAGG gACTTGAAACCTGCAAACCTCCTTATAAACCATGAAGGGATTTTGAAGATCGCGGATTTAGGTCTAGCTAGACTCTACTGGCCCGATGGAGGAAGACCATATTCACATCAAGTTGCCACAAG aTGGTATAGAGCTCCCGAGTTGTTGTACGGCGCAAGGTATTACAATGAAAAAGTTGACCTATGGGCCGTTGGATGTATATTGGCAgaattgataacgaaacaagcaCTCTTTGCC GGGGAATCAGACATTGAACAGCTGGCGATTGTGTTGCAACACTTAGGCACGCCTACAGAGGAGACCTGGCCAGGACATTCAGAGTTACCAGACTTCCATAAGATCACTTTCCCCGAGTCATCACCGACACCCTGGCCAGAACTACTGCCGGGAGTGGAGCCTCACGCTGTGCACCTTGTCAAGTCCTTCATAATGTATGATGCTGATAAGAGGATATCAGCAAAAGAG GCATTACGGCACCAGTGGTTTTACAACAGACCCGCGCCAGCGTCTTTGGAAGACATGCCAAAACCAATGATGAATAAACTTAAGTAG
- the LOC113498639 gene encoding putative UDP-glucuronosyltransferase ugt-58: MGLMKFCAVLVLAYLSQAVEGASILALFSSLSYTDHLVFRGYVSLLAQKGHSVVVMTAYPGHFRYPEAENIIEIDVGEDSSLYWEEYRKLMTNTDDLYQRLKAINEFSVKLAIVQLKSKQMTALFINPNVIFDLVITEADVPLLYAVAEKYKAPHIAITTSSGKIHQHESKGNPIHPLLYPDVNSLSYRNSSIWDKVVEFYRNIQTRAEYYNNYLPLCELAANKILGLKRSLQQVENDIDLLFIASNPVLSGSRPSVPAVIYVDRMHIKPGLGMPQDLRNLLDSSTKGVVYFSLGAMQEAEQLSPAILQTLAECFRELPFTVLWKIGNTTMFDKPENVIARSWFPQQQVLAHPNVKAFITHGGSRSLEEAVFYGVPIIGFPTVKSRKVFIQEITMHGAGEIIDPYKLDKDTLKATITAVSTNENYEKAMAILRTTVVDPIISGPENAVWWTEYVLRHGEARHLHSPAVGLSFFKYYMLDTLTYFILMILIVLILTYLAIRTIVRRLRQRFSGNRTVDEAGKFKAL, from the exons ATGGGGCTGATGAAGTTTTGTGCTGTTTTAGTGCTTGCATATCTAAGCCAAGCAGTGGAAGGTGCATCGATACTTGCTCTTTTCTCTTCATTGTCTTACACCGACCACTTAGTTTTCAGAGGATATGTATCGTTACTCGCTCAGAAAGGACATTCAGTTGTTGTTATGACAGCATATCCAGGACATTTCCGTTATCCAGAAgccgaaaatataattgaaattgatGTCGGTGAAGATTCGTCGCTGTATTGGGAGGAATATAGAAAATTAATGACGAATACCGATGACTTATATCAGCGTTTGAAAGCTATTAACGAATTCTCGGTTAAACTGGCGATAGTGCAATTAAAGTCGAAACAAATGACGGCGCTATTCATTAACCCGAACGTCATCTTTGATCTGGTCATCACGGAAGCTGATGTGCCGTTACTTTATGCGGTAGCTGAAAAATATAAGGCTCCTCACATCGCTATTACTACATCCAGTGGCAAGATCCATCAGCATGAATCTAAGGGCAATCCCATCCATCCTCTTTTGTATCCGGATGTAAATTCTCTTAGCTACAGGAACTCGAGTATTTGGGACAAAGTTGTCGAGTTCTATCGCAATATTCAGACTAGAGCTGAGTACTACAACAACTATCTTCCACTTTGTGAACTGGCTGCTAACAAGATACTGGGTTTGAAGCGCAGTCTTCAACAAGTAGAGAATGATATTGACTTACTGTTTATTGCTAGCAATCCTGTATTGAGTGGGAGTAGACCAAGTGTGCCAGCTGTTATTTATGTCGACCGCATGCATATAAAGCCAGGCTTAGGTATGCCGCAG GATTTGAGGAATCTGCTGGATTCATCTACTAAAGGCGTTGTGTACTTCAGTTTGGGAGCGATGCAGGAGGCTGAACAGCTCTCGCCAGCAATACTGCAAACTTTGGCAGAATGTTTCCGAGAACTACCGTTTACAGTGCTCTGGAAGATCGGTAATACGACTATGTTTGACAAGCCCGAAAATGTCATTGCTCGGTCCTGGTTCCCTCAGCAACAAGTTTTGG CTCATCCTAACGTGAAAGCCTTTATAACGCATGGTGGATCTCGCTCCTTAGAAGAGGCTGTGTTCTATGGAGTGCCAATTATTGGGTTCCCGACAGTCAAGTCAAGGAAAGTGTTCATACAAGAAATTACGATGCATGGTGCTGGAGAAATTATAGACCCGTATAAGTTGGATAAGGACACTTTAAAAGCAACTATCACTGCAGTTTCGACCAACGAAAA TTACGAAAAGGCCATGGCAATTCTGAGGACCACGGTAGTTGACCCTATTATTTCGGGCCCAGAAAACGCAGTGTGGTGGACCGAGTATGTTTTGCGTCACGGTGAAGCCCGCCACCTTCATTCTCCTGCAGTTGGtttaagtttcttcaaatactACATGCTTGATACTTTGACTTATTTCATACTTATGATACTGATTGTCTTAATTCTCACTTATTTAGCAATACGTACCATAGTGCGACGTTTACGCCAGAGGTTTTCGGGTAATCGTACTGTTGATGAGGCGGGCAAGTTTAAGGCATTGTAA
- the LOC113498644 gene encoding JNK1/MAPK8-associated membrane protein-like, translating to MSVIAVRSCPGLYCGRTELDDGTWSECGACPRGFRTNASSYCVPCTDEPVLYDGLYLGFMVMLPMVLHWFFIDMVAVGKATKNILVQHICAFVEVASGTLAALLVLPPTGTIALHVCSPKALSDWYTLLHNPQPDYKETLHCTQEAVYPLYTVVLLIYAFSLLMTITLRPWLLTWDSSNPGRKAIYCALYFYPILVLIHTVAAGLIYCSFPYIIIIISMMTSASHFSIKIEQSAPALLMSSLSNPRNLTILLGHWLVHAYGIISLTGFKELWYLSLVPAPALFYILTAQFTDPMKIHSD from the exons ATGTCAGTGATCGCAGTGCGAAGTTGCCCGGGTCTGTACTGCGGACGGACAGAGCTGGATGACGGGACCTGGAGTGAGTGCGGGGCCTGCCCTCGCGGGTTCCGCACAAACGCATCTAGCTACTGCGTGCCATGTACTGATGAGCCCGTGCTCTACGACGGCCTGTATCTTGGCTTCATGGTGATGCTGCCCATGGTATTACACTGGTTCTTCATCGATATGGTAGCAGTAGGCAAAGC GACTAAGAACATTCTGGTGCAGCACATATGTGCATTTGTCGAGGTAGCATCAGGAACTCTGGCAGCATTACTAGTGTTGCCGCCTACAGGCACTATTGCCCTCCATGTTTGTTCTCCGAAGGCTTTGTCGGACTGGTACACATTACTGCACAACCCACAGCCTGACTATAAGGAGACACTACATTGTACACAGGAGGCTGTATATCCATT gtataCAGTAGTGCTCCTGATATATGCATTCAGCCTGTTAATGACAATAACACTGAGGCCATGGTTGTTGACATGGGACTCTTCCAATCCTGGCAGAAAGGCCATATACTGTGCCCTGTACTTCTATCCTATTCTTGTACTTATACATACAGTTGCTGCTGGTttaatat acTGTTCATTCCCAtacataatcataattatatcaatGATGACGTCAGCATCACACTTCTCTATAAAGATTGAGCAGTCGGCGCCAGCACTTCTCATGTCTTCCTTATCAAATCCAAGGAACTTGACCATTTTGTTAGGTCACTGGCTGGTCCATGCTTACGGGATTATATCACTGACTGGATTCAAAGAGCTGTGGTATTTGTCCTTGGTCCCAGCCCCAGCACTGTTCTACATACTCACTGCACAATTTACTGACCCCATGAAGATACACAGCGATTGA